One Diabrotica virgifera virgifera chromosome 3, PGI_DIABVI_V3a genomic window carries:
- the LOC126882427 gene encoding beta-galactosidase-1-like protein 2, translating to MALETSLPTLYEYYTGNGISEGLSDKQPYFTLNNKNITIYSGAFHYFRMPRGHWRDRLRKMRAAGLNAVETYVPWNLHESQQGVFDFGNGGTDFEDFLHLEEFLKTAQEEDLFALVRAGPYINSEFDFGGLPSWLTKTVKYMRRSADQYFLNHVRNYFNVLLPILALLQFQKGGPIIGVQVENEFGSKHFNDTTYLVALKDMMLEHGIIELLYTADPPRNGKFGAIPGVLQTANFNGVPKEMFDLLNTFQHGKPNMAMESYTGWFDHWTESHRHKKPSEYKTQLEGILDYPGSVNMYMFIGSTSYGFTNGATLSKDNDNSGYQPDTTSYDYDSPITEHGTSTLKYDLIKEVIAARNKVQTRLPDFPDLKPLVAYPDIKPVGQLSLSQAINQVQTKVQSTDLLPMEKLDINNGNGQSFGYIVYRKTNIDIPANALLKISGYVRDTVLVLINGKVVSPTPKSAADIDGFGFWRKPDSTLTLTNTAIQAATLELVVENFGRSTLAVYSFKGLTEDVSINNNKLSNWEIIPLEFKKSYNLALSNWQSVQQREDSPSLYKFNLHIDGEPSDTYIDMREWRKGITIVNGFVLGRHFFVGPQQSLYLAGPLLRSGDNEIVVFEHYTAPSVLKFSDVQIFGN from the exons ATGGCATTAGAGACTTCGCTACCTACATTATACGAATACTATACCGGAAATGGTATTTCAGAGGGGTTGTCTGATAAACAACCATATTTTACCCTCAACAATAAAAATATCACGATATACAGCGGAGCTTTTCACTATTTTCGAATGCCGAGAGGACACTGGAGAGACAGATTGAGAAAAATGAGAGCAGCTGGACTGAATGCTGTTGAGACATACGTCCCTTGGAATCTGCATGAATCACAACAGG gTGTATTCGATTTTGGTAATGGTGGAACGGATTTCGAAGACTTTCTCCACTTGGAGGAGTTTCTTAAAACCGCCCAAGAGGAGGATTTGTTTGCCTTGGTTCGAGCTGGACCATACATTAACAGTGAATTCGATTTTGGCGGTCTTCCTAGCTGGTTAACCAAAACGGTAAAATATATGAGAAGATCAGCGGACCAATATTTCCTGAACCATGTCAGAAATTACTTTAACGTGTTATTACCTATCCTGGCGTTGCTTCAGTTCCAAAAAGGTGGTCCAATCATAGGAGTACAGGTAGAAAATGAATTTGGGAGCAAGCATTTCAACGACACTACTTATTTGGTTGCCTTAAAAGATATGATGTTGGAACATGGAATAATAGAACTTCTTTACACGGCAGATCCTCCTCGAAATGGAAAGTTCGGTGCTATACCTGGTGTTTTACAAACTGCTAATTTCAACGGAGTTCCAAAGGAGATGTTTGATCTGCTTAACACTTTCCAACACGGCAAACCGAATATGGCGATGGAATCATACACTGGATGGTTTGATCACTGGACTGAGAGCCACCGTCATAAGAAACCGAGTGAATATAAAACTCAACTGGAAGGAATATTAGATTATCCAGGTTCAGTGAACATGTATATGTTTATTg GTAGTACAAGTTACGGTTTTACTAATGGAGCGACATTGTCCAAAGATAATGATAACTCTGGATACCAACCAGACACCACAAGCTATGACTATGATTCACCAATCACTGAACATGGCACATCCACATTAAAATACGACCTAATCAAAGAAGTAATAGCAGCGCGCAACAAGGTTCAAACTCGTCTGCCAGATTTTCCTGATCTTAAACCTCTCGTAGCCTATCCCGACATAAAACCAGTAGGACAACTATCGCTTTCTCAG gCAATAAATCAAGTACAAACCAAAGTTCAAAGTACAGATCTTTTACCAATGGAGAAACTGGATATTAATAATGGCAACGGACAGAGTTTTGGATATATTGTGTATAGGAAAACGAATATCGATATTCCAGCTAACGCATTACTAAAAATTTCTGGGTACGTACGGGATACCGTCTTGGTACTAATAAACGGAAAAGTAGTTTCACCTACTCCAAAAAGTGCTGCTGATATAGATGGCTTTGGCTTTTGGAGGAAACCTGATTCAACCCTTACTCTTACTAATACAGCGATCCAAGCCGCAACACTCGAGTTGGTTGTCGAAAACTTTGGAAGAAGTACCTTAGCTGTTTATTCGTTCAAGGGTTTAACTGAAGATGTCTCCATTAATAACAATAAGCTCAGTAATTGGGAGATAATTCCTTTAGAATTTAAAAAGAGCTACAACCTAGCTTTGTCGAACTGGCAGTCAGTACAACAACGAGAAGATAGTCCTTCATTGTACAAATTTAACCTCCATATTGATGGCGAACCTAGTGACACCTATATAGATATGCGTGAATGGAGGAAAGGAATAACTATAGTTAATGGATTTGTTCTTGGAAGGCATTTCTTCGTTGGGCCTCAACAGAGTCTCTACTTGGCTGGACCTTTATTGAGATCTGGAGATAATGAGATTGTTGTGTTTGAACACTATACTGCTCCGTCTGTCTTGAAGTTTTCAGATGTACAAATATTCGGAAATTAG